In the Geminicoccus roseus DSM 18922 genome, one interval contains:
- a CDS encoding type IV secretory system conjugative DNA transfer family protein, producing the protein MIFDRSSGQTEALATARWADWAQLSKLTYRPGWFWLGESFDDVKMPLGHLDDRHICLVAGSRGGKGTTVIINNLTLWPGSVVVVDPKGENAIVTARRRAGGSAHSEGLGQKTYILDPFNTVHRDDDDFSDLKACFNPLDAIEPFGEEAIDEASRIADAIVVQSKNTQDPFWEESARSLIKGLILHILTAEEFEGRRNLITLRQLLTRGDYRAAEFLAEQGDDPPPNPFFLLWEGLRDNPHHDGVISGVGESFNEMARTADKTFTSVMEVARRQTEFIDSPGMRRCLATSDFKLSDLKTSEQGVSLYLSLPQRYMNTHFRWLRMMTALTVTEMEKTRGQPKSGHRVMMFLDEFAGLKKMDVIENAAAQIAGFGVKLFIILQTLGQLKEVYKDNWQVFLGNSGLKIFFQIEDEFTRTYLSKQLGETEVIRETVSRGASQGESSGMGMNYSSLGNQAMALSGLIPNSNEGSHSGSSVNASEGIHKTALITPDEIGREFARVDEKRDGRYPGLALIVLSGFDPIRLRRTNYFDHSYFRGRFDQHPDFPVPPLLSTVTPKPSVLDRERAVTAALYDEFGLLNVAKAELVYEAVSEHDTRHPILALAEASFAEALLAHARREIRPGTSIEEAVDRAASLALEYFERNRVAAFPADLSSPQPPPPPMPAPEPSAQLVEAPAVLSAVQRRKPRRTKAIVATLAGVVVLLGGGFLGLDAWYRAEMKKRPLFQSEQQAAKPQPQPAPAPSAPPVQAQAEAPLRTTLSLFTYPWEEPDPALLRRVAALSPIDGNRTVPSGSGGVLVSRLPWYDNVRLVRIRNGSWQPANLYIYYLIDSKGELHRLDGTSNKIHAINKSEKINIDQFNALQYLWFFCFFVRGEEGPFLIAEYMDDAFLPNNFEKNYYDAVKSYIHPAKLTRINTDSSFDADVTMMYSNAFFKAQMRILHTGMVEMVNDEPVVADMNVKIDAPIK; encoded by the coding sequence ATGATCTTTGACCGCTCATCCGGCCAGACTGAAGCGCTTGCAACGGCAAGATGGGCTGACTGGGCACAGCTTTCCAAGCTGACCTACCGCCCCGGCTGGTTCTGGCTTGGAGAGTCCTTTGATGATGTGAAGATGCCGCTTGGTCACCTGGATGATCGGCATATCTGCCTGGTCGCCGGATCACGTGGCGGCAAGGGCACGACAGTCATCATCAACAATCTTACTCTCTGGCCGGGCTCGGTTGTTGTGGTTGACCCCAAGGGTGAGAATGCAATCGTCACCGCCCGCCGCAGGGCGGGGGGCTCGGCACATAGCGAAGGCCTCGGCCAGAAGACCTACATTCTTGATCCATTCAACACCGTACATCGCGATGATGACGATTTCTCGGATCTGAAGGCCTGCTTCAACCCGCTCGATGCCATAGAGCCGTTTGGAGAAGAAGCGATCGACGAGGCATCACGGATTGCGGATGCCATCGTTGTTCAGTCCAAGAACACGCAAGATCCCTTTTGGGAAGAATCAGCACGTTCCCTGATCAAAGGCCTGATCCTTCATATCCTCACGGCAGAAGAGTTCGAAGGCCGCCGGAATCTGATCACGCTGCGTCAACTCCTGACCCGGGGCGATTACCGTGCCGCCGAGTTCCTGGCCGAGCAGGGCGATGATCCGCCACCCAACCCGTTTTTCCTGCTCTGGGAAGGCTTGCGAGACAACCCGCACCATGATGGCGTTATTTCTGGTGTCGGCGAATCCTTTAATGAGATGGCCCGCACCGCTGACAAAACCTTCACCTCTGTGATGGAAGTTGCTCGCCGCCAGACTGAGTTTATCGACAGTCCCGGCATGCGCCGCTGCCTTGCAACGTCTGATTTCAAGCTATCCGACCTGAAGACGAGCGAGCAGGGCGTCAGCCTCTATTTGTCCCTGCCACAGCGCTATATGAACACCCATTTTCGTTGGCTGCGCATGATGACCGCGTTGACAGTCACGGAAATGGAAAAGACGCGAGGGCAACCCAAAAGTGGTCACCGCGTGATGATGTTTCTCGATGAATTTGCCGGCCTTAAGAAAATGGACGTTATCGAGAACGCGGCTGCACAGATTGCTGGCTTTGGCGTAAAGTTATTTATTATTTTACAAACGTTAGGCCAGCTGAAGGAAGTCTATAAAGACAACTGGCAGGTGTTTCTGGGCAATTCGGGACTAAAGATATTCTTTCAGATCGAGGATGAATTTACCCGCACCTATTTGTCCAAGCAGCTTGGCGAGACGGAAGTCATTCGCGAAACGGTAAGCCGAGGGGCATCGCAGGGCGAGTCTTCAGGCATGGGCATGAACTACTCATCGCTAGGCAACCAGGCAATGGCCCTGTCTGGCCTGATCCCGAACAGCAATGAAGGATCGCATTCAGGCTCGTCAGTGAATGCATCTGAAGGCATCCACAAGACGGCGCTTATTACCCCAGATGAAATCGGCCGGGAATTTGCCCGTGTCGATGAGAAGAGGGACGGCCGCTACCCGGGCCTAGCGTTGATCGTGCTGTCAGGCTTCGACCCGATCCGCTTGCGTCGAACAAACTACTTTGACCACTCGTATTTTCGGGGACGTTTCGACCAGCATCCGGATTTTCCGGTGCCTCCGTTGCTTTCGACCGTAACGCCAAAGCCTTCTGTCCTGGATCGCGAACGGGCAGTTACAGCGGCTCTTTATGACGAGTTCGGCCTGCTCAACGTGGCAAAGGCCGAACTTGTCTATGAAGCGGTCAGCGAGCATGACACCCGGCACCCCATCCTCGCTCTGGCCGAAGCCTCTTTTGCGGAAGCACTTCTGGCCCATGCCCGCCGCGAAATCCGGCCAGGAACCAGCATTGAAGAAGCTGTTGATCGGGCGGCTTCCCTAGCCCTGGAGTATTTTGAACGTAACCGGGTTGCCGCATTCCCAGCTGACTTGTCGTCACCGCAGCCGCCTCCGCCGCCCATGCCGGCACCGGAACCGTCAGCACAGCTTGTTGAAGCCCCTGCTGTGCTATCCGCTGTCCAGAGACGTAAGCCAAGGCGCACAAAGGCTATTGTTGCCACCCTGGCTGGCGTAGTCGTGCTGCTGGGAGGCGGCTTCCTGGGATTAGACGCATGGTACAGGGCCGAGATGAAGAAACGGCCCCTGTTTCAATCTGAACAACAAGCAGCCAAGCCCCAGCCTCAACCTGCGCCAGCCCCGTCTGCGCCGCCCGTGCAGGCGCAAGCAGAAGCGCCGCTGCGGACTACACTCAGCTTGTTTACCTATCCGTGGGAAGAGCCCGATCCGGCGCTTCTGAGACGGGTTGCAGCACTGTCGCCAATTGATGGCAATCGTACCGTCCCTAGCGGTAGCGGCGGGGTGCTCGTATCAAGACTGCCTTGGTATGATAATGTTCGTCTTGTCCGTATCAGAAATGGAAGCTGGCAGCCGGCAAATTTATACATTTACTACCTGATAGACAGCAAAGGTGAACTTCATCGATTAGATGGAACATCCAATAAAATACATGCCATTAATAAGTCAGAAAAAATTAATATTGATCAGTTTAATGCTCTTCAATATCTGTGGTTTTTCTGTTTCTTCGTCAGAGGAGAAGAGGGACCATTTCTTATTGCTGAATATATGGATGACGCATTTCTGCCTAATAACTTTGAGAAAAATTACTATGATGCAGTCAAATCATATATTCATCCGGCAAAGCTTACCAGAATTAACACAGATAGTTCCTTCGATGCCGATGTAACGATGATGTACTCCAACGCCTTTTTTAAGGCTCAAATGCGTATCCTCCACACAGGAATGGTGGAAATGGTAAATGATGAACCTGTCGTTGCTGATATGAATGTAAAAATTGACGCTCCTATTAAATAA
- a CDS encoding DUF2958 domain-containing protein translates to MKLLTDEQHAQLLANGRQQDPVRGTAGEIDFRPVVKLFTPDGACTWLLTELDPEEPDIAFGLCDLGMGTPELGSVRLSELAAVRGRLGLPVERDLFFEADKGLSAYARAALAAGRIVT, encoded by the coding sequence ATGAAACTACTCACCGACGAACAGCACGCCCAACTTCTCGCCAATGGCCGCCAGCAAGACCCTGTGCGCGGCACGGCCGGCGAAATCGACTTCCGCCCCGTGGTGAAGCTGTTCACCCCCGACGGCGCCTGCACCTGGCTGCTAACCGAACTCGATCCCGAAGAGCCCGACATTGCCTTTGGGCTATGCGACCTTGGCATGGGCACACCAGAGCTCGGCTCCGTTCGTCTATCCGAACTGGCCGCTGTCCGGGGCCGCCTGGGCCTGCCGGTTGAGCGTGACCTGTTCTTCGAAGCTGATAAGGGCTTAAGCGCATATGCACGAGCAGCTCTGGCCGCCGGCCGGATTGTCACGTGA